From Electrophorus electricus isolate fEleEle1 chromosome 8, fEleEle1.pri, whole genome shotgun sequence, the proteins below share one genomic window:
- the pum1 gene encoding LOW QUALITY PROTEIN: pumilio homolog 1 (The sequence of the model RefSeq protein was modified relative to this genomic sequence to represent the inferred CDS: deleted 2 bases in 1 codon) — protein sequence MSVACVLKRKAVWQDSFSPHLRLPPPDRPLPSMPVVLSAAGHAPQPGPAPQAPPPAQGAGRSQDDAMVDYFFQRQHGEQPGYNNGKHRWPTGDNIHADNQVRSMDELNHDFQALALEGRAMGEQLLTGKKFWESDDSGKDGPKGIFLDQWRDSAWGTSDHSVSQPIMVQRRPGQGFHGVGEAGSVLSPRSESGGLGVSMVEYVLSSSPAEKLDSCLRKGAFGPRDAESDDSEKRVEPKPKTTFDPERKELKESDTDPMDNPNGLPSQNGLDVDVKDFSRTPGNCPTAGPEVELGGPEMAGGVPPKPPEEFPNVEPQNVTLDPMESVSMETLQFDYAGSQLPLDSTAATVGLFDYNSPQQLFQRPSALAVQQLTAAQQQQYALAAAQQPHIGLAPAAFMPNPYIISAAPPGTDPYPAGLAAAATLGPAVMPPQYYGVTPWGVYPANLFQQQAPAPSNSANQQPATQTQQNQQQVMRPGGNQRPLTPSQGQQGQQTDQLVAAAAVSSALAFGQGLAAGVPGYPVLAPAAYYDQTGALVVNTGARSGPVRLMAPASVIISPTAAVAAAAASASGANAGLGGGASGAFRALNSQQAPGQQGGGALGGSSFYGSGSPSSSSQSSSLFSQGSGQPGSSSLGFNANPSSSLGATLGATLGGFGTAVANSSSSGSRRDSLTGSSDLYKRTPSSLTPIGHGGFYNGLGFSSSPGPVGMPLPNQGPSHSLTPPPSLSTHGSSSNLNLGGLTNGSGRFISAAPGAEAKYRSATTGSSLFSPSSQLFPSRLRYGMSDVMPSGRSRLLEDFRNNRYPNLQLREIAGHVMEFSQDQHGSRFIQLKLERASSAERQLVFSEILQAAYQLMVDVFGNYVIQKFFEFGSLDQKLALAERIRGHVLSLALQMYGCRVIQKALEFIPSDQQVISDMVRELDGHVLKCVKDQNGNHVVQKCIECVQPHALQFIIDAFKGQVFALSTHPYGCRVIQRILEHCLPEQTLPILEELHQHTEQLVQDQYGNYVIQHVLEHGRAEDKSKIVSEIRGNVLGLSQHKFASNVVEKCVTHSLRSERAMLIDEVCSMADGPHSALYTMMKDQYANYVVQKMIDVAEPTQRKIVMHKIRPHIATLRKYTYGKHILAKLEKYYMKNGVDLGPLCAPPNGIM from the exons ATGAGCGTAGCGTGTGTTTTGAAGAGGAAAGCTGTGTGGCAGGATTCGTTCAGCCCCCACCTCAGACTGCCTCCCCCTGATAGAccattacccagcatgcctgTGGTGCTGAGTGCCGCGGGCCACGCCCCTCAACCTGGCCCTGCTcctcaagccccaccccctgcacaGGGGGCGGGGCGTTCTCAAGATGATGCCATGGTAGATTATTTCTTCCAACGGCAGCACGGTGAGCAGCCTGGATACAATAATGGCAAACACCGCTGGCCAACTGGAGACAACATCCATGCTGACAACCAG GTACGGTCGATGGATGAACTTAACCATGACTTTCAGGCATTGGCTCTAGAGGGAAGAGCCATGGGAGAG CAGCTCCTTACAGGAAAGAAGTTCTGGGAATCTGATGATTCAGGGAAAGATGGGCCTAAAGGGATCTTTCTAGACCAGTGGAGAGACAGTGCCTGGGGAACCTCCG ATCATTCAGTGTCCCAGCCAATCATGGTGCAGCGCCGTCCAGGTCAGGGTTTCCATGGTGTTGGAGAGGCAGGCTCTGTCCTTTCTCCACGCTCTGAGAGTGGTGGACTGGGCGTGTCCATGGTGGAATATGTCCTGAGCTCCTCACCTGCTGAAAAACTCGACTCCTGTCTGCGTAAAGGAGCCTTT GGCCCGCGAGATGCTGAGAGTGATGATTCTGAAAAGAGAGTTGAGCCAAAACCGAAAACCACATTTGACCCTGAGAGGAAAGAGCTGAAGGAATCCGATACTGATCCCATGGACAACCCTAACGGACTGCCCAGTCAGAATGGGCTAGATGTGGATGTCAAGGACTTCAG TCGTACTCCTGGGAACTGCCCTACTGCTGGACCTGAGGTAGAATTAGGTGGACCTGAAATGGCTGGAGGGGTGCCACCAAAACCACCGGAGGAGTTCCCAAATGTTGAGCCCCAGAACGTGACCCTTGACCCCATGGAATCCGTTTCCATGGAGACTTTGCAGTTTGATTACGCTGGTAGTCAGCTGCCCCTTGATTCCACAGCAGCTACTGTTGGTCTCTTTGACTACAACTCCCCTCAGCAG CTGTTCCAGAGGCCCAGTGCTCTGGCCGTGCAGCAGCTCACAGCagcgcagcagcagcagtatgCCCTTGCTGCAGCCCAGCAGCCCCACATCG GTTTGGCTCCTGCTGCATTCATGCCAAACCCTTACATCATCAGCGCTGCCCCCCCTGGCACAGACCCTTAC CCGGCTGGCCTTGCTGCCGCTGCCACTCTTG GTCCAGCAGTGATGCCTCCTCAGTACTATGGAGTGACTCCATGGGGTGTGTACCCAGCCAACCTGTTCCAGCAGCAGGCACCTGCCCCCTCCAATTCGGCCAATCAGCAGCCAGCAACTCAAACTCAGCAGAACCAGCAGCAG GTCATGCGACCTGGAGGTAACCAACGACCTCTGACCCCCAGCCAAGGTCAACAGGGCCAGCAGACAGACCAGCTTGTAGCTGCGGCGGCAGTGAGCTCTGCTTTGGCGTTCGGCCAAGGTCTGGCAGCAGGCGTTCCTG GGTACCCTGTGCTTGCTCCAGCTGCATACTATGACCAGACTGGAGCTCTGGTGGTGAATACAGGAGCTCGCAGTGGTCCTGTTCGACTCATGGCCCCTGCTTCTGTCATTATCAGCCCAACTGCAGCCG TGGCAGCTGCTGCTGCGTCTGCGAGTGGGGCTAATGCCGGCCTCGGGGGCGGTGCCAGTGGTGCATTTCGTGCACTGAATTCCCAACAAGCTCCGGGTCAGCAGGGTGGAGGGGCCCTGGGTGGAAGCTCCTTTTATGGGAGTGGGTCCCCAAGCTCCTCCTCCCAGAGCTCCTCCCTGTTCTCTCAAGGGTCTGGCCAACCAGGAAGTTCCTCTTTGGGATTCAATGCTAATCCCTCCTCGTCCCTTGGGGCTACCCTTGGAGCAACACTTGGAGGTTTTGGAACAGCAG TGGCTAACTCCAGCTCCAGTGGCTCACGTCGGGATTCTTTGACGGGCAGTTCTGACCTGTATAAGCGCACACCTAGCAGCCTGACTCCTATTGGCCATGGAGGGTTCTACAACGGCCTTGGCTTCAGCTCCTCCCCTGGCCCTGTTGGCATGCCGCTTCCCAACCAAGGCCCGTCCCACTCTCTGACTCCTCCACCTTCCCTTTCAACCCATGGATCTTCCAGTAATCTCAACCTTG GTGGGCTGACCAATGGCAGCGGGCGTTTTATCTCTGCGGCTCCTGGAGCCGAGGCAAAGTACCGCAGTGCCACTACAGGTTCCTCCCTGTTCAGTCCCAGCAGCCAGCTCTTCCCGTCACGGCTGCGCTATGGCATGTCGGATGTGATGCCATCTGGACGCAGCCGCCTGCTGGAAGACTTCCGCAACAACCGCTATCCCAACTTGCAGTTGCGCGAGATTGCAGGCCATGTTATGGAGTTCTCTCAGGACCAGCACGGCTCCAG GTTTATCCAGCTTAAATTGGAGAGAGCAAGTTCTGCTGAACGTCAGCTGGTCTTCAGTGAGATTCTGCAGGCTGCCTACCAACTTATGGTTGATGTGTTTGGGAATTATGTCATCCAGAAGTTCTTTGAG tTTGGCAGTCTGGATCAGAAGCTGGCGCTTGCGGAGAGGATCCGTGGCCACGTGTTGTCTCTGGCTTTGCAGATGTATGGCTGCAGGGTGATCCAGAAAGCTCTGGAGTTCATCCCCTCTGACCAGCAGGTCATT AGTGACATGGTGCGGGAGCTGGATGGCcatgtgctgaagtgtgtgaagGATCAGAATGGGAATCACGTTGTGCAGAAGTGCATCGAGTGTGTTCAGCCTCATGCTCTCCAGTTCATCATCGACGCCTTCAAAGGACAG GTGTTTGCTCTGTCCACACACCCCTATGGCTGTCGAGTGATCCAGCGTATTTTGGAGCACTGTCTCCCAGAGCAAACCTTGCCAATACTGGAGGagctacaccaacacacagagcagctggtGCAA gatcaGTATGGGAACTACGTAATTCAGCATGTGCTGGAGCATGGCCGTGCAGAGGACAAGAGCAAGATTGTTTCAGAGATCAGAGGAAATGTTTTGGGACTCAGCCAGCACAAGTTTGCCAG TAATGTGGTGGAGAAGTGTGTGACGCACTCATTGCGTTCGGAGCGGGCCATGCTGATTGATGAGGTGTGCAGTATGGCAGACGGGCCGCACAGTGCCTTATACACCATGATGAAGGACCAGTACGCCAACTACGTGGTGCAGAAAATGATTGATGTGGCTGAGCCAACACAGCGCAAGATCGTAATGCACAAG ATACGCCCTCACATTGCGACCCTGCGGAAATACACGTATGGGAAGCACATCCTTGCCAAGCTGGAGAAGTACTACATGAAGAATGGAGTAGACCTGGGCCCACTCTGTGCTCCGCCCAATGGCATCATGTAA
- the nkain1 gene encoding sodium/potassium-transporting ATPase subunit beta-1-interacting protein 1 isoform X2, translating to MGRCDGRCTLVVICSLQLLAALQRQVFDFLGYQWAPILANFLHIVAVILGVFGTVQVRSRYLILYAVWLVVWVGWNSFIICFYLEVGHLSQDRDFVMTFNTSLHRSWWMENGPGCLVTTVPDSPLAPQDHHVITVNGCLLDYQYIEVVSSALQVFLALFGFVYACYVSKVFLDDEDSFDFIGGFDSYGYQPPQKSSHLQLQPLYTAG from the exons CTGGCGGCACTGCAGAGGCAGGTGTTTGATTTTCTGGGCTATCAGTGGGCTCCCATCTTGGCCAACTTTCTCCACATCGTAGCTGTTATTTTGGGAGTGTTTGGGACAGTGCAGGTTCGGTCTCGGTATCTCATACTG TATGCAGTGTGGCTGGTGGTCTGGGTTGGTTGGAACTCTTTCATCATCTGCTTCTATCTGGAGGTGGGCCACTTGTCTCAG gATAGAGATTTCGTGATGACATTTAACACCTCTTTACATCGCTCCTGGTGGATGGAGAATGGGCCTGGTTGCTTAGTTACAACAGTGCCTGATTCTCCATTGGCTCCACAAGACCATCATGTGATCACAGTCAACGGATGCTTGCTGGACTACCAGTACATAGAGGTTGTCAGCTCTGCCCTGCAAGTGTTCCTTGCC CTTTTTGGATTTGTATATGCCTGCTATGTTAGCAAAGTCTTCCTGGATGATGAGGACAGCT TTGATTTCATTGGTGGATTTGACTCCTATGGTTACCAGCCCCCACAAAAAAGTTCTCATCTACAGCTACAGCCTCTTTACAC ggCTGGATAG
- the nkain1 gene encoding sodium/potassium-transporting ATPase subunit beta-1-interacting protein 1 isoform X1, which translates to MGRCDGRCTLVVICSLQLLAALQRQVFDFLGYQWAPILANFLHIVAVILGVFGTVQVRSRYLILYAVWLVVWVGWNSFIICFYLEVGHLSQDRDFVMTFNTSLHRSWWMENGPGCLVTTVPDSPLAPQDHHVITVNGCLLDYQYIEVVSSALQVFLALFGFVYACYVSKVFLDDEDSCKCLHPQQLQKLISLVDLTPMVTSPHKKVLIYSYSLFTRLDRGNAYSHLPLNGSKVKLLKDAVLCIVGLYSSTKFSVCVSGTVSLCWQKKTAAQKLYIH; encoded by the exons CTGGCGGCACTGCAGAGGCAGGTGTTTGATTTTCTGGGCTATCAGTGGGCTCCCATCTTGGCCAACTTTCTCCACATCGTAGCTGTTATTTTGGGAGTGTTTGGGACAGTGCAGGTTCGGTCTCGGTATCTCATACTG TATGCAGTGTGGCTGGTGGTCTGGGTTGGTTGGAACTCTTTCATCATCTGCTTCTATCTGGAGGTGGGCCACTTGTCTCAG gATAGAGATTTCGTGATGACATTTAACACCTCTTTACATCGCTCCTGGTGGATGGAGAATGGGCCTGGTTGCTTAGTTACAACAGTGCCTGATTCTCCATTGGCTCCACAAGACCATCATGTGATCACAGTCAACGGATGCTTGCTGGACTACCAGTACATAGAGGTTGTCAGCTCTGCCCTGCAAGTGTTCCTTGCC CTTTTTGGATTTGTATATGCCTGCTATGTTAGCAAAGTCTTCCTGGATGATGAGGACAGCTGTAAGTGTTTGCATCCACAGCAGttgcaaaag TTGATTTCATTGGTGGATTTGACTCCTATGGTTACCAGCCCCCACAAAAAAGTTCTCATCTACAGCTACAGCCTCTTTACAC ggCTGGATAGAGGAAACGCATACTCCCACCTGCCTTTGAATGGATCAAAAGTTAAACTCTTGAAAGATGCTGTCCTGTGCATTGTGGGATTATATAGTTCTACAAAAttcagtgtctgtgtttctggaactgtctccctctgctggcaGAAAAAAACTGCAGCACAGAAGCTATACATTCATTGA